The genomic stretch TTGCCCAATCGTCATTCAACAAATATGCGGGCCTGTGGTACTTAGAGCAAGAAGCTAAGCTTAAAGAAACCAGAAATAAATGAATATCTACCTTTGCTCTACACTGCGACATTTTTTGTTTGCAACACTAAAATCTTTGAGTGTTCGGGATGAATTGAGTCATATTATTGTTATTACAGATCAACAAGGACTTGACCCGAATCGCTTCGAATTATCTGTTTTGCCAAGCACTATTTCTGTGAAGTTTGTAGAACGAAAACAAATTTTGGATAATGTGTATGGTGGGAAGTTAGGTTTAGTTCATAAGTTATTCGCCACTGCAAATATATCGAGTAAGTTTTTCCAAGAGAGAACATTAAAGAAACTTGATGAATGTGACTTGTTGAGTTCAGAATATGGTTTAAAGGACACCACTTTATATTTGTTTAATGACCGTAACAGGTTAGCTAGACTTATGCGCCTAGCTTTTGTTGAGTACGAAGTCATCGAAGATGGCTTGTCAAATTATACAGGTTCAGAACTGAGCTTTGCAGAACGACATGTCTTAAGTAAGAAAGGCCGTCGCTTTATTGGTGATGATAAACGTTGCAGTGCTATTCATTTACTTGCTCCTAAGTTAGCCGCTAGTCAACTTGCACCAAAAGTTAAGCTGATAAATTTCATTAGCCATATCAATGTGAATTCATTTATTTACCCATTATTTAAAGTGGATAAATCTAAGGTCTCTATTCCTGAGGTCATAATAGCCACACAACCTATATCTATCGGTAACATGAGTGAGTCTGAGTGTGATATTGCTGTTTTTCAAAAGATGGTCGATTATCTTAAGCTTAACAATCATTCATATGCTTTTAAGGTTCACCCGCGTGAAAATGAAATGAAATACATGGATGCATTTCCTGATGCGCATTTTATCGAAAGTAAAACACCATTAGAGTTGCTTGTGTTCTCTTCATGTGAATCTCCAACAGTGCTGTCAATATACTCTAGCGCAGGTATGGGCTTTGAAGGATATTGCCAGAGAGCTACCTTAATTAAGGACGATGAAGCGGAACAACAAGCTGACATTTATGCTCAATGGCAAAATGATCTTGTAGATGTAGATAAAAGATTAGAGGAAATATTTTGATTAAGAAAATGGTTTTTGTAATATCAGCTTTGAGAGGTGGTGGTGCTGAGAAGTTTGTTCTAAATCTCTATAAAGCCATGGAAAAGTATCAAGGATATGAATGCCATATTGTTTCTATTGAAAAAGCTGTAGAGCATAATATCACTGGATATCGCGTACATTTCGTTAGCGATTTTTGTAATGTGTCCAAGAAAGGCATACGCCGTCTTTGGTATAAAAAAAACGTAGCTCAGGCTATTGATTGTTTTGTGAGAGATAACATTGATGCAGATGCCTTAGTATTATCTAACATGTTGCTTGCTGATAAAATAATGTCTGAAAGTAAACTCAATGTTTTTCATGTTATTCATAGTCCATATAATGATGTATTCCTTAATGGGGTTTCTAATATTAAGAAATTACTAATTAAAAGGAAGGTGAATAGTTGGTATAAGAACCACCCTTTAGTTTTTGTATCTGAACATGCAAAAGATAGCTTTGAATTGTCATTTAACATCAATAAAGAAAGTTATGTGATACATAACCCTATCAATGTGGAGATTGATAAAACTGATAGTATAGATATTGATGGCGATTATCTTGTTCATGTTGGTCGATTTAATCGAGAGAAAAGACATGATCGGTTAATCGATATATTCAGTAAGATAGAAGATACTAAAGTTAAGTTATTGTTGATTGGTGATGGTAAATTACAACCAATAATAAGGGCTGATGTGGAAAAAAGAGGTCTAAAAGACAGGGTTGTTTTTGTTGGTTTTAAAAATAACCCTTATCAATATATTAAAAAATCAAAAGGTCTTTTACTTACTTCTGATTTTGAAGGGTTATCGATGGTTCTTTTAGAAGCGATAGATCTAAGTGTTCCTGTATTATCAACAGATTGTAGTCAGGCTATTAGAAATGTTGTAATTGATAATGAATCTAGCTTAGTTCCGCTTGATGATACGAATTTGTTCGCTAAAAAAATTGATGAGTTATTGACTTCACCAGAAAGATTTATTTCTAAAGAAAATGAAATATTTCATCCTAAATTTGTAGCTCAACAATATCATAATTTGTTCAAGCGCCAATAAGTTTCTGCTTTGTAGAAAACTACTTGGTTTCTAACGGTATATATATCTTTAATAATTATTTCCCCACTTCGATTGGAGCTCGTAGTTGAAAATAGTTCAGTATTAGAAATGGGAATAAGAAAAAACTCTGATTCATAGGTACTTCTGTTAATGAGCATATTGTTACGCTCATTGCCAAAGAAGTGATTACTATGCGACTTTCTTTGCTAATGAAATTTCTTTTTTTCCAGCATTGGTATAATGGAAAGTAAATAGTAAGAAGACATAAAATCAAACCTATTATTCCGCTTCTTACAGCTTTGTCTATATATTGATTGTGAAAATGACTAGGTGAAAAACTTGCGATCGTTTTGAAGAAAGAGTCTCTCTTGCTGAGTTGATTTAACTCATTCTTAAACTCATCACCAACACCAAAAAATGGTTTTTCCGCTATAATATATGGAGCTGACATCCACATTTGTAAACGAAGACCTATTGAAGTGTTGTAATTACCAGTATTTAGCGTAGTTATTTCATTTCTAGTTGACTCTATTCGTTCAATTAGAGGCTTATGAGTGAGAGTCGTAATGGCTAAGATGAATGTTATTATTAGTAGAAATGTTTTTCTGATGTTTTTCCGTGTCAATGTCGTAATTGCGACTAATAGTAACGATGTAATTAAAAATGAAAGGATCGGCCCCCTAGACTCTGTTAGGAAAATCGATATAGAAAACAACAGATAGGACAGAATATAAATACAACGTTTGGTTTTTAGGCTGTAATACAAACTGTATACAGCGAAAAGACATAGCGACATTGAATAAGTTATTGGATTAAAAGGCCATGTTGCCCTATCAATATGTAAAATATATTTTGAATAAATCACAAATAAAAAGGAGGAAATAGAAGCGATAACTATTAGTATAGGTAGTGAAGATACGGTTATTTTCTCTTTTGGAAAAAAAAGGAAAAACAAGCAACAGGCGATGAGAGTTCTTATTTCACCGGAACCGTAACCAATAGTTTTGTATAATACTGAACCATATAATGTTGATAGTATTAAAATCACTATATATGGGTCTTTAAT from Vibrio pomeroyi encodes the following:
- a CDS encoding glycosyltransferase family 52 — its product is MNIYLCSTLRHFLFATLKSLSVRDELSHIIVITDQQGLDPNRFELSVLPSTISVKFVERKQILDNVYGGKLGLVHKLFATANISSKFFQERTLKKLDECDLLSSEYGLKDTTLYLFNDRNRLARLMRLAFVEYEVIEDGLSNYTGSELSFAERHVLSKKGRRFIGDDKRCSAIHLLAPKLAASQLAPKVKLINFISHINVNSFIYPLFKVDKSKVSIPEVIIATQPISIGNMSESECDIAVFQKMVDYLKLNNHSYAFKVHPRENEMKYMDAFPDAHFIESKTPLELLVFSSCESPTVLSIYSSAGMGFEGYCQRATLIKDDEAEQQADIYAQWQNDLVDVDKRLEEIF
- a CDS encoding glycosyltransferase codes for the protein MIKKMVFVISALRGGGAEKFVLNLYKAMEKYQGYECHIVSIEKAVEHNITGYRVHFVSDFCNVSKKGIRRLWYKKNVAQAIDCFVRDNIDADALVLSNMLLADKIMSESKLNVFHVIHSPYNDVFLNGVSNIKKLLIKRKVNSWYKNHPLVFVSEHAKDSFELSFNINKESYVIHNPINVEIDKTDSIDIDGDYLVHVGRFNREKRHDRLIDIFSKIEDTKVKLLLIGDGKLQPIIRADVEKRGLKDRVVFVGFKNNPYQYIKKSKGLLLTSDFEGLSMVLLEAIDLSVPVLSTDCSQAIRNVVIDNESSLVPLDDTNLFAKKIDELLTSPERFISKENEIFHPKFVAQQYHNLFKRQ
- a CDS encoding O-antigen ligase family protein encodes the protein MTNSTSDNFFIFLIYLPIFSIFSVGLFYFGWDKAVISLFLISIILCIFKYKTLSIRENIKDPYIVILILSTLYGSVLYKTIGYGSGEIRTLIACCLFFLFFPKEKITVSSLPILIVIASISSFLFVIYSKYILHIDRATWPFNPITYSMSLCLFAVYSLYYSLKTKRCIYILSYLLFSISIFLTESRGPILSFLITSLLLVAITTLTRKNIRKTFLLIITFILAITTLTHKPLIERIESTRNEITTLNTGNYNTSIGLRLQMWMSAPYIIAEKPFFGVGDEFKNELNQLSKRDSFFKTIASFSPSHFHNQYIDKAVRSGIIGLILCLLTIYFPLYQCWKKRNFISKESRIVITSLAMSVTICSLTEVPMNQSFFLFPFLILNYFQLRAPIEVGK